The Acidimicrobiales bacterium genome has a window encoding:
- a CDS encoding PadR family transcriptional regulator, which yields MGVREVLLQLLDEGPRHGYQLKLDFEARTGGIWPLNVGQVYTTLDRLARDGLVQEVGERDGPQRTFRVTEEGRREVKDWVRGSAVDAAPARDDLIMKVLVAVGRGGDDALAVIDDQRVALLAALQRGRRQQRAGGATTVAEQLARDAVLTRVEADVAWLDRCEERVRAAAPATRRRR from the coding sequence GTGGGTGTCCGCGAGGTGCTGCTGCAACTCCTCGACGAGGGGCCGCGGCACGGCTACCAGCTCAAGCTCGACTTCGAGGCCCGCACCGGCGGGATCTGGCCGCTGAACGTCGGCCAGGTGTACACGACCCTCGACCGCCTGGCCCGGGACGGGCTCGTCCAGGAGGTGGGCGAGCGGGACGGGCCCCAGCGGACGTTCCGGGTCACCGAGGAAGGACGGCGCGAGGTGAAGGACTGGGTCAGGGGCAGCGCGGTCGACGCCGCGCCGGCGCGGGACGACCTCATCATGAAGGTCCTCGTCGCCGTCGGCCGGGGCGGCGACGACGCGCTGGCCGTCATCGACGACCAGCGGGTGGCGCTGCTCGCCGCACTCCAGCGAGGCCGGCGCCAGCAGCGGGCGGGCGGTGCGACCACCGTGGCCGAGCAGCTCGCCCGCGACGCCGTCCTGACCAGGGTCGAGGCCGACGTGGCGTGGCTGGACCGGTGCGAGGAACGGGTGCGGGCGGCGGCGCCGGCGACGCGGCGGCGGCGATGA
- a CDS encoding SCP2 sterol-binding domain-containing protein has translation MAKYLTQEWLDLQKELAQEFPERPGATARMQYRVTGAPEGDVGYYTVIDNGKMLENTLGDDDQAEFTLSQTYDDSVKILKGELDPNAAFMQGRLKVTGNMGKLMALMPLTQSPEYKAIQKKLADQTEF, from the coding sequence ATGGCCAAGTACCTGACCCAGGAGTGGCTGGACCTGCAGAAGGAGCTGGCGCAGGAGTTCCCCGAGCGCCCGGGCGCCACGGCCCGCATGCAGTACCGGGTGACCGGCGCCCCCGAGGGCGACGTCGGCTACTACACGGTGATCGACAACGGCAAGATGCTCGAGAACACCCTGGGCGACGACGACCAGGCCGAGTTCACGCTCTCGCAGACCTACGACGACTCCGTCAAGATCCTGAAGGGCGAGCTCGACCCCAACGCCGCGTTCATGCAGGGGCGCCTCAAGGTGACCGGCAACATGGGCAAGCTCATGGCGCTCATGCCGCTCACCCAGAGCCCCGAGTACAAGGCGATCCAGAAGAAGCTCGCCGACCAGACCGAGTTCTAG
- a CDS encoding VOC family protein — MGNPVVFVEIQGRDRDTLVPFYEQLFGWPVDTSRPDGYAIVPPAGRGVGAGILAWPEGAPERVLFFVAADDPQAALDQMTANGGGVAVPPMVVADGPVVAIGTDPDGNLVGVVGAGGTPPPGGEAGAPVVHFEVNPVDADRSVAFYRDVFGWRISEIPEISYAIVDTDAGGAGIQGGIALRSGEGPGTTFYVEVPDPAAALRRAEELGGRTVRPVTVVPGAAELALLADPEGHVVGVVAAAVPGREAEGGG; from the coding sequence ATGGGCAACCCCGTCGTGTTCGTCGAGATCCAGGGCCGGGACCGGGACACCCTGGTGCCGTTCTACGAGCAGCTGTTCGGCTGGCCGGTCGACACCTCCCGGCCCGACGGCTACGCCATCGTGCCGCCGGCCGGGCGGGGCGTGGGTGCCGGCATCCTGGCCTGGCCGGAGGGGGCGCCGGAGCGGGTCCTGTTCTTCGTCGCCGCCGACGACCCCCAGGCCGCCCTCGACCAGATGACCGCCAACGGCGGCGGGGTCGCCGTCCCGCCGATGGTCGTCGCCGACGGGCCGGTGGTCGCCATCGGCACCGACCCCGACGGCAACCTCGTCGGCGTGGTCGGCGCCGGGGGGACGCCGCCGCCGGGGGGCGAGGCCGGCGCCCCGGTCGTCCACTTCGAGGTCAACCCGGTCGACGCCGACCGGTCGGTCGCCTTCTACCGCGACGTCTTCGGCTGGCGGATCAGCGAGATCCCGGAGATCTCCTACGCCATCGTCGACACGGACGCGGGCGGGGCCGGCATCCAGGGCGGCATCGCGCTGCGGTCCGGCGAGGGGCCGGGCACGACGTTCTACGTGGAGGTGCCGGACCCGGCCGCCGCCCTCCGCCGGGCCGAGGAGCTCGGCGGCCGGACGGTCCGGCCCGTCACGGTCGTGCCCGGCGCGGCCGAGCTCGCGCTGCTCGCCGACCCCGAGGGCCACGTCGTCGGCGTCGTCGCCGCCGCCGTCCCGGGCCGGGAGGCGGAGGGCGGCGGATGA
- a CDS encoding thermonuclease family protein, producing the protein MRLPSARHPGGARLAGPAAVAVLVLLALLARDGGRPHLARPAAVALLRPPPARRGGRPRLAGPAAVAVLALLALLVLPACAPGAAPAGPATVARVVDGDTVEVRVAGRVEPVRLIGIDTPETSDPRRPVECFGAEATARTSALLPEGTEVVLERDVEARDRYDRLLAYVYRKEDGLFVNLALVEEGYAVSATYPPNVAHRDELGAAAAAAREAGRGLWERCGSCRGPSAGR; encoded by the coding sequence GTGCGCCTCCCCTCCGCCCGCCACCCCGGCGGCGCGCGCCTCGCCGGGCCCGCCGCCGTCGCCGTCCTCGTCCTGCTCGCCCTGCTCGCCCGCGACGGCGGCCGCCCGCATCTCGCCCGGCCCGCCGCCGTCGCCCTTCTCCGCCCCCCGCCCGCCCGCCGAGGCGGCCGCCCGCGCCTCGCCGGGCCCGCCGCCGTCGCCGTCCTCGCCCTGCTCGCCCTGCTGGTGCTCCCGGCGTGCGCGCCGGGCGCCGCCCCGGCCGGCCCGGCCACCGTCGCCCGCGTGGTCGACGGCGACACCGTCGAGGTGCGCGTCGCCGGGCGGGTCGAGCCCGTCCGCCTGATCGGCATCGACACGCCGGAGACGTCCGACCCCCGCCGCCCGGTCGAGTGCTTCGGCGCCGAGGCGACGGCCCGCACCAGCGCGCTCCTGCCCGAGGGCACCGAGGTCGTGCTCGAGCGCGACGTCGAGGCCAGGGACCGCTACGACCGCCTGCTCGCCTACGTGTACCGGAAGGAGGACGGCCTGTTCGTCAACCTCGCCCTCGTCGAGGAGGGCTACGCCGTGTCGGCGACGTACCCGCCCAACGTCGCCCACCGGGACGAGCTCGGCGCGGCCGCCGCCGCGGCCAGGGAGGCCGGCCGGGGGCTGTGGGAGCGCTGCGGCTCGTGCCGGGGCCCGTCGGCGGGTCGATAG
- a CDS encoding ABC transporter ATP-binding protein: MHQTDDRPPALELREVVKRYGAGPTEVRALTQVDLDVAAGEFLAVMGPSGSGKSTLLHLAGGLERPTAGRVLVDGVDLDTLDAAGLARLRRRQVGYVFQRLNLVPTLTAVENVMLPLELDGTSTREARRLAEDALRAVAIDGPLDRYPDDLSGGQQQRVAIARGIVGDRRLLLADEPTGSLDSVTADAVVELLAGLVADRGAALVLVTHEARFASWADRIVRVRDGRLTEETRPADIGDAVEAATR; encoded by the coding sequence TTGCACCAGACGGACGACCGGCCGCCGGCGCTGGAGCTGCGCGAGGTGGTGAAGCGGTACGGGGCGGGGCCGACCGAGGTCCGCGCCCTCACCCAGGTCGACCTCGACGTGGCGGCGGGGGAGTTCCTCGCCGTCATGGGCCCGTCCGGGTCGGGCAAGTCGACGCTCCTGCACCTCGCCGGCGGCCTGGAGCGGCCGACGGCCGGGCGGGTGCTCGTCGACGGCGTCGACCTCGACACCCTCGACGCGGCCGGCCTGGCCCGGCTGCGGCGCCGCCAGGTGGGCTACGTGTTCCAGCGGCTGAACCTCGTGCCGACGTTGACGGCGGTCGAGAACGTGATGCTCCCCCTCGAGCTCGACGGGACGTCGACCCGGGAGGCGCGCCGCCTGGCCGAGGACGCCCTGCGGGCGGTCGCCATCGACGGTCCGCTCGACCGCTACCCGGACGACCTGTCGGGCGGCCAGCAGCAGCGGGTGGCCATCGCCCGCGGCATCGTCGGCGACCGCCGGCTCCTGCTGGCCGACGAGCCGACCGGGTCGCTCGACTCGGTGACCGCCGACGCCGTCGTCGAGCTGCTCGCCGGGCTCGTCGCCGACCGGGGCGCGGCGCTGGTGCTCGTCACCCACGAGGCCCGGTTCGCGTCGTGGGCCGACCGGATCGTCCGCGTCCGCGACGGGCGCCTGACCGAGGAGACCCGGCCGGCCGACATCGGCGACGCCGTCGAGGCGGCGACCAGGTGA
- a CDS encoding polysaccharide deacetylase family protein, translated as MTALAERLGYPPDARLLIVNCDDLGSSYSANTGVYQALRSGLATSATLMVPCPWAREAAARYRGEDVGVHLTLNAEYDLYRWGPITHAPSLLDGDGGFPRTVADVWDHADLDEVRRECRAQVERAILWGFDVSHLDSHMGTLQLRPEFFDVYLEMAVEFGLPVRLSGASSERAIGFPFRRLAEAEGVVFPDHLVHVRGVGSRAALERTVAELRPGVTEVYLHPAVDSPELRAYAPDWASRVDDLDLVTLDRTLADLVEACGAVLIGYRTLRELQRAS; from the coding sequence GTGACCGCGCTCGCGGAGCGGCTCGGGTACCCGCCCGACGCCCGCCTGCTCATCGTGAACTGCGACGACCTGGGGTCGAGCTACTCGGCCAACACCGGCGTGTACCAGGCCCTCCGGTCCGGCCTCGCCACGAGCGCCACCCTCATGGTGCCCTGCCCCTGGGCGAGGGAGGCGGCCGCCCGCTACCGCGGCGAGGACGTCGGCGTCCACCTCACCCTGAACGCCGAGTACGACCTCTACCGCTGGGGGCCGATCACCCACGCCCCCTCGCTCCTCGACGGCGACGGCGGCTTCCCCCGCACGGTCGCCGACGTGTGGGACCACGCCGACCTCGACGAGGTCCGGCGGGAGTGCCGCGCGCAGGTCGAGCGGGCCATCCTCTGGGGCTTCGACGTCAGCCACCTCGACTCGCACATGGGGACGCTCCAGCTGCGCCCCGAGTTTTTCGACGTCTACCTGGAGATGGCGGTCGAGTTCGGGCTGCCCGTGCGGCTGTCCGGCGCGTCGTCGGAGCGGGCCATCGGCTTCCCGTTCCGCCGCCTGGCCGAGGCCGAGGGGGTCGTGTTCCCCGACCACCTCGTGCACGTCCGCGGCGTCGGCAGCCGCGCCGCGCTGGAGCGCACGGTCGCCGAGCTGCGCCCGGGCGTGACCGAGGTGTACCTGCACCCGGCCGTCGACTCGCCCGAGCTGCGGGCCTACGCGCCGGACTGGGCGTCCCGGGTGGACGACCTCGACCTCGTCACCCTCGACCGCACGCTCGCCGACCTCGTGGAGGCGTGCGGCGCGGTCCTCATCGGCTACCGCACCCTCCGGGAGCTCCAGCGGGCGTCCTGA
- a CDS encoding FtsX-like permease family protein produces MSGLRLALRLARRDMARRPWRTALVVLMVLVPTAAMAAVATLARTSEWPPADRLAAEVGRADLTAYPQQTATTGPVAPAPPVSDADEAALVAALPAGSRVVVEHRTEDRVRTSARRSYFTVSDVDLGDDLVAPRFAQIDGGAPDGPGEAVVSRAVADDLSLEVGDEIEPERLGRPLRVVGVVQPRSWPDRLVITPAPQPSGARSDVAWVDLPGHPYADLDGREPLGPLAPTVTGWALSPVLPSEDASKTEEVFWTYVGGGVALSVLGTVIAAAFAIAARRQLRTLGLLSAAGAAPATLRRFLVAEGATCGAVGSVAGILAGVGAVHLLPGRWLDSVAGRDAVGIVVRPSDLVPIAVIGTAAAAVAAWFPARSAAGVSTLQALAGRRPLGTVPARVPVLGAAVLGGGCALFAMSVAGARNGGSTMWALVAIAGGLACLFGAVAVCPWVVAGLERLAARWSVPARVAGRSLARNRVRSSAVMGAVVAVSAAFVAGTTLYASNGDAAETLPWVAPAHVRVDAVDVDPAQVAGAASVPVPPAIVSRLEELVPGARPLDVREAGADTGSGFANAWAAPLRPGSQPDELLLVGVATEDLLSLYDVGDDLRAALDDGAAVAVSGDGATSAATAEVSVPGSEPTLVERVRLAGVVESDEASQSLPAVLVSEGTARSLGLTTRPSPALTLAGPAPLTERQREDVRLLAQDLSWEANVERSSTMVNIQVADEPDEIGRATVRAGATALSLVLVAAVVAIGLALAAKDSEDERQVLTAVGAPPRTVRRVAAIRAAMLVAGAGIVAVPTGLLPAAAIVEAAATGPADHGLQLDPVAIAWVVLVAPVAVALAVLAGAAVRDRARPPRPAVFAFVD; encoded by the coding sequence GTGAGCGGGCTGCGGCTCGCCCTCCGCCTCGCCCGCCGGGACATGGCCAGGCGTCCATGGCGGACGGCGCTGGTGGTGCTCATGGTCCTCGTCCCGACGGCCGCCATGGCCGCCGTCGCCACCCTCGCCAGGACGAGCGAGTGGCCGCCGGCCGACCGGCTCGCCGCCGAGGTCGGCCGGGCCGACCTGACCGCCTACCCGCAGCAGACCGCGACGACCGGTCCGGTGGCGCCGGCCCCGCCGGTGAGCGACGCCGACGAGGCCGCCCTCGTCGCCGCGCTGCCGGCCGGGTCGCGCGTCGTCGTCGAGCACCGGACCGAGGACCGGGTACGCACGTCCGCCCGCCGCTCCTACTTCACGGTGAGCGACGTCGACCTCGGCGACGACCTCGTCGCGCCCCGGTTCGCCCAGATCGACGGCGGGGCCCCCGACGGGCCCGGCGAGGCGGTCGTCTCCCGGGCGGTCGCCGACGACCTCTCCCTCGAGGTCGGCGACGAGATCGAGCCCGAGCGCCTCGGGCGCCCGCTGCGGGTGGTCGGCGTCGTCCAGCCCCGCTCGTGGCCGGACCGGCTCGTGATCACGCCGGCCCCACAGCCGTCCGGGGCCCGCAGCGACGTGGCCTGGGTCGACCTGCCCGGGCACCCGTACGCCGACCTCGACGGGCGGGAGCCGCTCGGCCCGCTCGCCCCCACCGTGACCGGGTGGGCGCTGTCGCCGGTGCTGCCGTCGGAGGACGCGTCGAAGACCGAGGAGGTGTTCTGGACCTACGTCGGCGGCGGCGTGGCCCTGTCGGTCCTCGGGACCGTGATCGCGGCGGCGTTCGCCATCGCCGCCCGGCGCCAGCTCCGCACGCTGGGGCTGCTGTCCGCGGCGGGCGCCGCGCCGGCCACCCTGCGCCGGTTCCTCGTCGCCGAGGGCGCGACCTGCGGCGCCGTCGGGTCGGTGGCCGGCATCCTCGCCGGGGTCGGCGCCGTCCACCTCCTGCCCGGCCGCTGGCTCGACAGCGTGGCCGGCCGCGACGCCGTGGGCATCGTCGTCCGCCCGTCCGACCTCGTCCCGATCGCCGTCATCGGCACGGCCGCGGCGGCCGTCGCCGCCTGGTTCCCGGCCCGGTCGGCGGCCGGCGTGTCCACCCTCCAGGCGCTGGCCGGCCGCCGCCCGCTCGGCACCGTCCCGGCCCGGGTGCCGGTCCTCGGGGCGGCGGTGCTCGGCGGCGGCTGCGCGCTCTTCGCCATGTCCGTCGCCGGCGCCAGGAACGGCGGGTCCACGATGTGGGCGCTGGTCGCCATCGCCGGCGGCCTGGCCTGCCTGTTCGGTGCCGTGGCGGTGTGCCCCTGGGTCGTCGCCGGGCTGGAGCGCCTCGCCGCCCGCTGGTCCGTGCCGGCCCGCGTCGCCGGCCGCAGCCTCGCCCGCAACCGGGTCCGCTCGAGCGCGGTCATGGGCGCCGTGGTCGCCGTCAGCGCCGCGTTCGTCGCCGGCACGACCCTCTACGCCAGCAACGGCGACGCCGCGGAGACCCTCCCGTGGGTGGCGCCGGCCCACGTGCGCGTCGACGCCGTCGACGTCGACCCGGCGCAGGTCGCCGGCGCCGCCAGCGTGCCCGTCCCGCCGGCGATCGTCAGCCGGCTCGAGGAGCTGGTCCCGGGCGCCCGACCCCTCGACGTCCGGGAGGCCGGCGCCGACACGGGCTCGGGCTTCGCCAACGCCTGGGCGGCCCCGCTCCGCCCCGGCAGCCAGCCCGACGAGCTCCTCCTCGTCGGCGTGGCCACCGAGGACCTGCTGTCGCTCTACGACGTGGGCGACGACCTGCGCGCCGCGCTCGACGACGGCGCCGCCGTCGCCGTGTCGGGGGACGGGGCGACGTCGGCGGCCACCGCCGAGGTCAGCGTGCCCGGGAGCGAGCCGACGCTCGTCGAGCGGGTCCGCCTGGCCGGCGTGGTCGAGAGCGACGAGGCGTCCCAGTCCCTCCCCGCCGTGCTCGTGTCGGAGGGGACGGCCCGGTCACTCGGGCTGACGACCCGGCCGTCGCCGGCGCTCACCCTCGCCGGCCCGGCGCCCCTCACCGAGCGCCAGCGCGAGGACGTCCGGCTCCTGGCCCAGGACCTGTCCTGGGAGGCCAACGTCGAGCGCAGCTCCACCATGGTCAACATCCAGGTGGCGGACGAGCCCGACGAGATCGGCCGGGCGACCGTGCGGGCCGGCGCCACGGCCCTGTCGCTCGTGCTCGTGGCCGCCGTGGTCGCCATCGGCCTCGCGCTCGCGGCCAAGGACAGCGAGGACGAGCGGCAGGTGCTCACCGCCGTCGGCGCCCCACCGAGGACGGTGCGCCGGGTGGCCGCCATCCGCGCCGCTATGCTCGTCGCCGGCGCCGGGATCGTCGCCGTGCCGACCGGGCTGCTGCCGGCGGCCGCCATCGTGGAGGCGGCGGCGACGGGGCCGGCCGACCACGGCCTCCAGCTCGACCCGGTCGCCATCGCCTGGGTGGTGCTCGTGGCGCCGGTGGCCGTCGCCCTCGCCGTGCTGGCCGGCGCCGCCGTGCGGGACCGGGCCCGCCCGCCGCGCCCGGCGGTGTTCGCGTTCGTCGACTGA
- a CDS encoding steroid 3-ketoacyl-CoA thiolase, whose protein sequence is MREVVIVEAVRTPVGRRGGGLSTMHPADLLAVVLSAVVQRSGVDPAEVGQVVGGCVSQVGEQAFNVTRTAWLTAGLPLSVPATTVDSQCGSSQQATNLAASLVAAGVVDVAVGCGVEVMSRVPIGSNMANGPGKPIPRSYFPRYEFTTQFEGAERIAEKWAVDREECDRFGLLSQQRAATAWDEGRFDLQVVPVDAPDLGPDGRPSGTTHRVERDEGLRETSLEALAGLRPVARPDGVHTAGTSSQISDGAAAVLLMTAERAAGFGLRPLATVVDTCLVGSDPVLMLTGPIDATHRLFERNGLTMADVDVTEINEAFASVVLAWERELSPDPATVNPNGGAIALGHPLGGTGAVLLTKAVHELERTGGTYGLVTMCCGGGLGTATLVRRP, encoded by the coding sequence ATGCGCGAGGTCGTGATCGTCGAGGCCGTCCGGACGCCCGTCGGGCGGCGGGGCGGCGGGCTGTCCACCATGCACCCGGCGGACCTCCTCGCCGTCGTCCTGTCGGCCGTCGTGCAGCGGTCGGGGGTCGACCCGGCCGAGGTCGGCCAGGTCGTCGGCGGCTGCGTCAGCCAGGTGGGCGAGCAGGCCTTCAACGTCACGAGGACGGCCTGGCTCACGGCCGGCCTCCCCCTGTCGGTCCCCGCCACCACCGTCGACAGCCAGTGCGGCTCGTCCCAGCAGGCGACCAACCTCGCCGCCAGCCTGGTCGCCGCCGGGGTGGTCGACGTGGCCGTCGGGTGCGGCGTCGAGGTCATGAGCCGGGTGCCGATCGGGTCGAACATGGCCAACGGGCCGGGCAAGCCGATCCCGCGGTCGTACTTCCCGCGCTACGAGTTCACGACGCAGTTCGAGGGGGCCGAGCGCATCGCCGAGAAGTGGGCCGTCGACCGGGAGGAGTGCGACCGGTTCGGCCTCCTGTCCCAGCAGCGGGCCGCCACCGCCTGGGACGAGGGCCGGTTCGACCTCCAGGTCGTCCCCGTCGACGCCCCCGACCTCGGCCCCGACGGCCGCCCGTCCGGCACCACCCACCGCGTCGAGCGCGACGAGGGCCTCAGGGAGACCTCGCTCGAGGCGCTCGCCGGCCTGCGCCCGGTGGCCCGGCCGGACGGCGTCCACACCGCCGGCACGTCGTCGCAGATCTCCGACGGCGCCGCCGCCGTGCTGCTCATGACGGCCGAGCGGGCCGCCGGCTTCGGCCTGCGACCCCTCGCCACCGTCGTCGACACCTGCCTCGTGGGCAGCGACCCGGTCCTCATGCTGACCGGGCCGATCGACGCCACCCACCGGCTGTTCGAGCGCAACGGGCTGACGATGGCGGACGTCGACGTCACCGAGATCAACGAGGCGTTCGCCTCCGTGGTGCTCGCCTGGGAGCGGGAGCTGTCGCCCGACCCGGCCACGGTCAACCCGAACGGCGGCGCCATCGCGCTCGGCCACCCGCTCGGCGGCACGGGCGCCGTCCTGCTGACCAAGGCCGTGCACGAGCTGGAGCGCACGGGCGGGACCTACGGGCTGGTGACGATGTGCTGCGGCGGCGGGCTCGGGACGGCGACGCTGGTCCGCCGCCCCTGA